The following are encoded together in the Bradyrhizobium genosp. L genome:
- a CDS encoding DUF6492 family protein, whose translation MNPVALLTPTYGRDLEICTLLCESVDRHVTSFSKHYLLVPDCDLSLFAPLASERRIIIPASSFLPDWLRPLPRMIQRKRRQFWWSLRAKPVNGWHVQQILKIAACISLPYERFCILDSDIVFFRDFDLARFEYPNRIPLLKMADEVTADQPRHSRWLETSHQLLGLPTPPFPAPDFIGHIIFWDKETTRVLAERIEAASGLSWIEALCKTREFSEYLLYGFLVENDADAALRHTVVPKTQCISYWDDPTLSKDELTRLLMRANKDDVAFSIASFSGTPVATIREVVAESDAILAPSLAAEPMRLASSC comes from the coding sequence ATGAACCCTGTCGCGTTGCTGACCCCGACCTACGGGCGCGATCTGGAAATCTGCACCTTGCTATGCGAGAGCGTGGATCGCCACGTCACCTCGTTTTCCAAGCACTATCTGCTCGTGCCGGATTGCGACCTGTCGCTGTTCGCGCCGCTGGCGAGCGAACGCCGCATCATCATCCCTGCCTCCTCCTTCCTGCCGGACTGGCTGCGCCCGCTGCCGCGCATGATCCAGCGCAAGCGGCGCCAGTTCTGGTGGTCGCTGCGCGCCAAGCCGGTGAACGGTTGGCATGTCCAGCAGATCCTGAAGATCGCAGCCTGCATCTCGCTGCCCTATGAGCGGTTCTGCATCCTGGATTCCGACATCGTGTTCTTCCGCGACTTCGACCTGGCGCGCTTCGAATACCCGAACCGGATCCCGCTCCTGAAGATGGCCGACGAAGTCACCGCCGACCAGCCGCGCCATTCGCGCTGGCTGGAGACCAGCCACCAATTGCTCGGCCTGCCGACGCCGCCGTTCCCGGCGCCCGACTTCATCGGACACATCATCTTCTGGGACAAGGAGACGACGCGCGTGCTCGCCGAGCGCATCGAGGCGGCGAGCGGCTTGAGCTGGATCGAGGCGCTGTGCAAAACCCGCGAATTCTCCGAATACCTGCTGTACGGCTTCCTGGTCGAGAACGACGCGGACGCGGCGCTGCGCCACACGGTGGTGCCGAAGACGCAATGCATCAGCTACTGGGACGACCCGACGCTGAGCAAGGATGAGCTGACCCGGCTGCTGATGCGCGCCAACAAGGATGACGTCGCGTTCTCGATCGCGTCCTTCTCCGGAACGCCGGTCGCGACCATCCGTGAGGTCGTGGCCGAGAGCGACGCCATCCTGGCGCCATCGCTGGCCGCCGAGCCCATGAGGCTTGCCTCGTCATGCTGA
- a CDS encoding acyltransferase family protein, which translates to MKYRSDIDGLRALAVIPVLLYHVGVPGFVGGFVGVDIFFVISGYLICGMTDADIRDGSFSLRNFYKRRILRILPALSVMLLVTGALAYSYFLPVELEDFAKSLASAVGSISNVYFAMTAGYFEAPAETKPLLHTWSLGVEEQFYLVVPVVMLIAYRFAPKRARLLLAIATALSYVSAVAISYRNETFAFYLTPFRAWELALGALLAIGFIPAPPRGIWSDLCGLTGLALLLGVILVGSSSAPLLLMTSLAGLGATMVIASSERGPSLAGRLLSLPPLVFVGLISYSLYLWHWPLIVFQRTDALLKTGSPVSTKLMLIVISVSMAYLSWKLIELPFRNLGRSVSRMKVFTVASGAMASVVAACGLILLAGGAPFRFPARVLQISSYLAYDSSAAFRTGRCFLLNNRQLLDTGTCMTPDPTRPNYLLVGDSHAAHLWLGLSSAMTGVNVMQATASLCRPAVQGGSRYDTPVCRRMMDYVFNDFLANNRIDRILLAASWKDEDLPMLATSLDLLKARGLRVTVLGPIVEYDAALPRLLVDEIVRDDPAAASAMRRPGVQDRDRAMSRLAADHGAAYVSLYEAICHDGRCDEYVEAAVPMQFDEGHLTSQGSIELGRRLAPFLAPKLVGARDAN; encoded by the coding sequence GTGAAATACCGCTCCGACATCGACGGGCTGCGGGCGCTCGCCGTGATCCCGGTGCTGCTGTATCACGTCGGCGTGCCCGGATTCGTAGGCGGCTTCGTCGGCGTCGACATCTTCTTCGTCATCTCCGGCTATCTGATCTGCGGCATGACCGATGCGGACATCCGCGACGGATCATTCTCGCTCCGCAATTTCTACAAACGGCGCATCCTGCGCATCCTGCCGGCGCTATCGGTCATGCTGCTGGTCACGGGCGCGCTGGCCTACAGCTACTTCCTGCCGGTCGAGCTCGAGGATTTTGCCAAGAGCCTGGCCAGCGCCGTCGGCTCGATCTCGAACGTCTATTTCGCGATGACGGCCGGCTATTTCGAGGCGCCCGCCGAAACCAAGCCGCTGCTGCACACCTGGTCGCTCGGCGTCGAGGAGCAGTTCTATCTCGTCGTTCCCGTGGTGATGCTGATCGCCTACCGCTTCGCGCCGAAGCGGGCGCGGCTGCTGCTCGCGATCGCGACCGCGCTGTCGTATGTGTCCGCGGTCGCGATCAGCTATCGCAACGAGACCTTCGCCTTCTATCTGACGCCGTTCCGGGCCTGGGAGCTCGCACTCGGCGCGCTGCTTGCGATCGGCTTCATTCCTGCACCGCCGCGCGGGATCTGGAGCGATCTCTGCGGTCTCACCGGGCTCGCGCTGCTGCTCGGCGTCATCCTCGTCGGCTCGTCGTCGGCGCCACTGCTGTTGATGACGTCGCTGGCCGGACTCGGCGCGACGATGGTGATTGCGTCGAGCGAACGCGGCCCCTCGCTGGCCGGCCGGTTGCTATCGCTACCGCCGCTGGTGTTCGTCGGCCTGATCTCCTATTCGCTCTATCTCTGGCATTGGCCGCTGATCGTGTTCCAGCGCACCGACGCGCTGCTGAAGACCGGCTCGCCGGTCAGCACCAAGCTGATGCTGATCGTGATCTCGGTCAGCATGGCCTATCTGTCCTGGAAGCTGATCGAGCTGCCGTTCCGAAATCTCGGCCGCAGCGTGTCCCGGATGAAGGTCTTCACCGTCGCGTCCGGCGCGATGGCATCGGTGGTCGCGGCCTGTGGCCTGATCCTGCTCGCCGGTGGCGCGCCGTTCCGCTTTCCGGCCCGCGTGCTGCAGATCAGCTCCTACCTCGCTTATGATTCCTCGGCGGCGTTTCGCACCGGCCGCTGCTTCCTGCTCAACAACCGCCAGCTACTCGATACCGGAACCTGCATGACGCCGGATCCGACGCGACCGAACTATTTGCTGGTCGGCGACAGCCATGCGGCACATCTCTGGCTCGGGCTTTCTTCGGCGATGACAGGCGTCAATGTCATGCAGGCGACCGCCAGCCTGTGCCGTCCCGCCGTGCAGGGCGGCTCGCGCTACGACACGCCGGTCTGCCGGCGCATGATGGACTACGTCTTCAACGATTTCCTCGCAAACAACCGGATCGACCGGATCCTGCTGGCCGCGTCCTGGAAGGACGAGGACCTGCCGATGCTGGCGACATCGCTCGATCTCCTGAAGGCGAGGGGGCTTCGCGTCACGGTGCTCGGACCGATTGTCGAGTACGATGCGGCGTTGCCACGCCTGCTGGTCGATGAAATCGTGCGCGACGATCCGGCAGCGGCGAGCGCCATGCGCCGGCCCGGCGTGCAGGACCGCGACCGGGCGATGTCGCGGCTCGCCGCCGATCACGGCGCCGCTTACGTTTCACTCTATGAGGCGATCTGCCATGACGGCCGCTGCGACGAATATGTCGAGGCTGCCGTGCCGATGCAATTCGATGAAGGCCATCTGACGTCGCAGGGTTCGATCGAGCTTGGCCGCCGGCTGGCGCCGTTTCTTGCACCGAAGCTTGTTGGAGCGCGCGATGCGAACTGA